The Roseococcus microcysteis genome contains a region encoding:
- a CDS encoding ABC transporter substrate-binding protein, producing the protein MLNRRSLLIAPPALLAAPALGQSDQRPSITIAVQKIVNSNTLEVLREQSNVGERVFYSSLWEGLISRNWMGNLESVPGLATEWRRIDDRTVELDLREGVRFHNGDVMTAEDVAFTFGRERMFGGEAGGNTPLFQQIPAAGRGGREPPPEVPAVARRIWPALERVEIVNPHRVRFVNRTPDVTLEGRLARYGSDIISRRGFSEAATWLDWARKPITTGPYKVAEFRPDVSLTLVAHDEYWGGRPPLRQIRFVEVPEVSSRINGLLSGEYHFACDIPPDQIQGIERNRTFEVQGGTILNHRLTVFDKNHPTLADARVRRALTHSIDRQAIVDSLWAGRTVVPKGLQWEYYGDMFHADWSVPRFDLAEARRLLREANYRGDPIPYRLLAGYYTNQNATAQILVEMWRAAGLNVQIQTVENWAQIFDRSTPRAIRDWSNSAPFNDPVSSLVNQHGPRGQQQQVGEWTNEEFNRLSGELETSTDRARRRVVFRRMLEIAEREDPAFTVLHQNATFTAKRRDIRWKASPAFAMDFRPGNWGA; encoded by the coding sequence ATGCTGAACCGCCGTTCGCTGCTGATCGCGCCGCCCGCGCTACTGGCCGCCCCCGCGCTGGGGCAGTCCGACCAGCGCCCTTCCATCACCATCGCGGTGCAGAAGATCGTGAACTCCAACACGCTGGAGGTGCTGCGCGAGCAGTCCAATGTGGGCGAGCGCGTCTTCTACTCCTCGCTGTGGGAGGGGCTGATCTCGCGCAACTGGATGGGCAACCTCGAAAGCGTGCCCGGCCTCGCCACCGAATGGCGCCGCATTGACGACCGGACGGTGGAACTCGACCTGCGCGAGGGCGTGCGCTTCCACAATGGCGACGTGATGACGGCCGAGGACGTGGCCTTCACCTTCGGCCGCGAGCGCATGTTCGGCGGCGAGGCCGGCGGCAACACGCCCCTGTTTCAGCAGATCCCCGCCGCCGGTCGCGGTGGGCGCGAGCCGCCGCCGGAGGTGCCGGCCGTGGCGCGCCGCATCTGGCCCGCGCTGGAGCGTGTGGAGATCGTGAACCCGCACCGCGTGCGCTTCGTCAACCGCACGCCGGACGTGACGCTGGAAGGGCGCCTCGCGCGCTATGGCAGCGACATCATCTCGCGCCGCGGCTTCAGCGAGGCCGCCACCTGGCTCGACTGGGCGCGCAAGCCCATCACCACCGGCCCCTACAAGGTGGCGGAATTCCGCCCCGACGTGTCGCTGACGCTGGTCGCGCATGACGAGTACTGGGGCGGCCGCCCGCCGCTGCGGCAGATCCGCTTCGTGGAGGTGCCCGAGGTGTCCTCGCGCATCAACGGCCTGCTCTCCGGCGAGTATCACTTCGCCTGCGACATCCCGCCGGATCAGATCCAGGGCATCGAGCGCAACCGCACCTTCGAGGTGCAGGGCGGCACCATCCTGAACCACCGCCTGACGGTGTTCGACAAGAACCACCCCACCCTGGCCGATGCCCGCGTGCGCCGCGCGCTGACGCACTCCATTGACCGCCAGGCCATCGTGGACAGCCTCTGGGCCGGCCGCACCGTCGTGCCGAAAGGCCTGCAGTGGGAATATTACGGCGACATGTTCCACGCGGACTGGTCCGTGCCGCGCTTCGACCTGGCCGAGGCCCGCCGCCTGCTGCGCGAGGCGAACTACCGCGGCGACCCCATCCCCTACCGCCTGCTGGCCGGCTATTACACGAACCAGAACGCCACCGCGCAGATCCTGGTCGAGATGTGGCGTGCCGCCGGGCTGAACGTGCAGATCCAGACGGTGGAGAACTGGGCGCAGATCTTCGACCGCAGCACGCCGCGCGCCATCCGCGACTGGTCCAACTCGGCCCCCTTCAATGACCCCGTTTCCTCGCTCGTGAACCAGCACGGGCCGCGTGGCCAGCAGCAGCAGGTCGGCGAGTGGACGAATGAGGAGTTCAACCGCCTCTCGGGCGAGCTGGAGACCAGCACCGACCGCGCCCGGCGCCGCGTGGTGTTCCGCCGCATGCTGGAGATCGCGGAGCGCGAGGACCCTGCCTTCACCGTGCTGCACCAGAACGCGACCTTCACCGCGAAGCGCCGCGACATCCGCTGGAAGGCGAGCCCCGCCTTCGCCATGGACTTCCGTCCCGGCAACTGGGGGGCCTGA
- a CDS encoding ABC transporter ATP-binding protein, translating into MSALLEARGISRSYRLRRGILGGSVEVRAVDHVSLTIERGRTLGLVGESGCGKSTTGRLALGLERPDSGEVRFDGAPMPAPNSAEWRRSRARMQMVFQDPLGALDRRLPIGAQVAEPLEIHGLDTARVIPLLESVGLRRDHAARYPHELSGGQRQRAVLARALATDPAFLVCDEPISALDVSIQAQVMNLLTDIQAERGVGMLFISHDLRAVRQVSHRVAVMYLGRIVEEGEPDAVLHRPAHPYSRALVSAIPQPRRAGARLAPRIVLQGDPPNPADRPSGCAFHPRCAFATEICRAVVPELAPRASDGRTVACHRADDDLPAEAWTTPLERVA; encoded by the coding sequence ATGAGCGCCCTGCTCGAAGCCCGCGGCATCTCGCGCAGCTATCGTCTGCGTCGCGGCATATTGGGCGGCAGCGTGGAGGTCCGTGCGGTGGACCATGTCTCGCTCACCATCGAGCGCGGGCGGACCCTGGGCCTCGTGGGTGAGTCGGGCTGCGGCAAGTCCACCACCGGGCGGCTGGCGCTCGGCCTCGAACGGCCCGACAGCGGCGAAGTGCGCTTCGACGGCGCCCCCATGCCCGCCCCCAACTCCGCCGAATGGCGCCGCAGCCGCGCGCGCATGCAGATGGTGTTCCAGGACCCGCTGGGCGCGCTCGACCGCCGCCTGCCCATCGGCGCGCAGGTGGCCGAGCCGCTGGAAATCCATGGCCTCGACACCGCGCGCGTCATTCCCCTGCTGGAAAGCGTGGGGCTGCGGCGTGACCACGCGGCGCGCTACCCGCATGAACTCTCCGGCGGCCAGCGGCAGCGGGCCGTGCTGGCCCGCGCGCTCGCCACCGACCCGGCCTTCCTGGTCTGCGACGAGCCGATCAGCGCGCTCGACGTCTCCATCCAGGCGCAGGTGATGAACCTGCTGACCGACATCCAGGCCGAGCGCGGCGTGGGCATGCTCTTCATCAGCCACGATCTGCGCGCCGTGCGCCAGGTGAGCCACCGCGTCGCCGTGATGTATCTCGGCCGCATCGTGGAGGAGGGCGAGCCGGATGCCGTGCTGCACCGCCCCGCCCACCCCTACAGCCGCGCGCTCGTCTCGGCCATTCCGCAGCCGCGGCGGGCCGGGGCCAGGCTCGCCCCGCGCATCGTGCTGCAAGGCGACCCGCCCAACCCGGCCGACCGACCCTCGGGCTGCGCCTTCCATCCCCGCTGCGCCTTCGCCACCGAGATCTGCCGCGCCGTGGTGCCGGAACTGGCGCCGCGCGCCAGCGATGGCCGCACCGTCGCCTGCCACCGCGCCGATGACGACCTCCCGGCCGAGGCCTGGACCACGCCCCTCGAAAGGGTCGCCTGA
- a CDS encoding ABC transporter ATP-binding protein, whose translation MTAPLVSLRSLHVSFGGQPALRGIDLDLARGEALGLVGESGCGKSVTWLAALGLLPGKARITGSVKLDGQELLGAPASTLERVRGGRVAMIFQDPASSLNPVHRIGTQIMEALALHRGITGASARAEARRLLDLVGIPDAARRIDAYPHEFSGGQNQRVMIAMALAGDPEMLVADEPTTALDVTIQAQILELLRSLRRERNMALVLISHDLGVVADSCERVAVMYAGRIVEEAPVERLFDGPAHPYAQGLLGALPPLDGARRRLSAIPGGVPEPWAMPKGCAFAPRCPARMGACEAEMPSDIPVGPAHRAACLRVAPARMTAMQHA comes from the coding sequence ATGACGGCGCCGCTGGTTTCGCTGCGCAGCCTGCATGTCAGCTTTGGCGGGCAGCCCGCGCTGCGCGGCATTGACCTCGACCTCGCGCGGGGCGAGGCGCTGGGGCTGGTGGGCGAGTCCGGCTGCGGAAAGTCCGTGACCTGGCTTGCCGCGCTGGGCCTGCTGCCCGGCAAGGCGCGTATCACCGGCAGCGTGAAGCTGGATGGTCAGGAACTGCTGGGCGCGCCTGCCTCCACGCTGGAACGCGTGCGCGGCGGTCGTGTCGCCATGATCTTCCAGGACCCTGCCAGCAGCCTCAACCCCGTGCACCGCATCGGCACGCAGATCATGGAAGCGCTGGCGCTGCACCGGGGCATCACGGGCGCATCAGCGCGGGCCGAGGCGCGGCGCCTGCTCGACCTGGTGGGCATCCCCGACGCGGCGCGGCGCATTGATGCCTACCCGCATGAATTCTCCGGCGGCCAGAACCAGCGCGTGATGATCGCGATGGCGTTGGCGGGCGACCCGGAGATGCTGGTGGCCGACGAACCCACCACCGCGCTCGACGTCACCATCCAGGCGCAGATCCTGGAGTTGCTGCGGTCGCTGCGGCGCGAGCGGAACATGGCGCTGGTGCTGATCAGCCATGACCTCGGCGTGGTGGCCGACAGTTGTGAGCGCGTGGCGGTCATGTATGCCGGCCGCATCGTGGAGGAAGCGCCGGTGGAGCGGCTCTTCGATGGCCCCGCCCACCCCTATGCCCAGGGGCTGCTGGGCGCGCTGCCGCCGCTGGATGGCGCGCGCCGGCGCCTCTCCGCCATTCCGGGCGGGGTGCCCGAGCCCTGGGCCATGCCCAAGGGCTGCGCCTTCGCCCCGCGCTGCCCCGCCCGCATGGGCGCCTGCGAGGCCGAGATGCCCAGTGATATCCCCGTGGGCCCGGCGCACCGGGCGGCCTGCCTGCGCGTGGCGCCGGCGCGCATGACCGCGATGCAGCACGCATGA
- a CDS encoding ABC transporter substrate-binding protein: MRRRDLALLPAIGLAAPALAQADQRPTVTVAVQKISNSNTLETPREQSNVGFRISTLYAESLIGTNWTGDMGQLPELASAWRRVDDRTVEFDLRQGVRMHDGRTMTAEDVQFSLAGARLFGSGEGRTRGGITAGQDGLEPQPEVIATARRTFPGLERVEIVRDGVVRFVNRTPDVTIEGRVAQNVGVIFSRAAFEAAGNWLAWARQPVGTGPYRVAEFRPDQSLIFEAHDDYWGGRPPARRVRILEVPEVSSRINALVSGEVDFATDIPPDQVAAVERNARFEVLGSPINNIRLIVFDQNHAVLRNPLVRRAMTHAIDRRAIVEALWAGRTEVSRGMQLEFFGDMYLREWDNPRFDLAEARRLLREANYRGEPIPYRCLNNYYINQTATAQVMVEMWRAAGLNVQLQMMENWSQIQEPGPTRGIRDWSNTHVFSDPVGSLSRAMGPGGPLQRNREWTNEEFNRLSAELDGGTDRARRRVVFQRMLEIIEREDPGYMVLHTAATFVAKRRDIRWRASRGWPLDFRAGNLAFPA, translated from the coding sequence ATGCGCCGCCGCGACCTTGCCCTGCTGCCCGCAATCGGCCTCGCCGCCCCCGCGCTCGCACAGGCCGACCAGCGCCCCACCGTGACGGTGGCGGTGCAGAAGATCTCCAACTCCAACACACTGGAGACGCCGCGGGAGCAATCCAATGTAGGCTTCCGCATCTCCACCCTCTACGCCGAAAGCCTGATCGGCACGAACTGGACGGGCGACATGGGCCAGTTGCCCGAGCTCGCCTCCGCCTGGCGCCGCGTGGATGACCGCACCGTCGAGTTCGACCTGCGGCAGGGCGTGCGGATGCATGACGGCCGCACCATGACGGCCGAGGATGTGCAGTTCTCGCTGGCGGGTGCGCGCCTCTTCGGCAGCGGCGAGGGCCGCACGCGCGGCGGCATCACCGCCGGCCAGGACGGCCTCGAACCCCAGCCCGAGGTGATCGCCACCGCCCGCCGCACCTTCCCCGGCCTGGAGCGCGTCGAGATCGTGCGGGACGGCGTGGTGCGCTTCGTCAACCGCACGCCCGATGTTACCATCGAAGGGCGCGTGGCGCAGAATGTGGGTGTGATCTTCTCCCGCGCGGCCTTCGAGGCGGCGGGCAACTGGCTGGCCTGGGCGCGTCAGCCCGTCGGCACCGGCCCCTATCGCGTGGCGGAATTCCGCCCCGACCAGTCCCTGATCTTCGAGGCGCATGACGACTATTGGGGCGGCCGCCCGCCCGCGCGGCGCGTGCGCATCCTGGAAGTGCCGGAGGTGTCCTCGCGCATCAATGCGCTGGTTTCCGGCGAGGTGGATTTCGCGACCGACATCCCGCCTGACCAGGTGGCGGCGGTGGAGCGCAATGCCCGCTTCGAGGTTCTGGGCAGCCCCATCAACAACATCCGCCTCATCGTCTTCGACCAGAACCACGCCGTGCTGCGCAACCCGCTGGTACGCCGCGCCATGACGCACGCCATTGACCGGCGCGCGATCGTGGAGGCGCTCTGGGCCGGGCGCACCGAGGTCTCGCGCGGCATGCAGCTCGAATTCTTCGGCGACATGTATCTGCGCGAGTGGGACAACCCCCGCTTCGACCTGGCCGAGGCGCGCCGCCTGCTGCGCGAGGCCAATTATCGCGGCGAACCCATCCCCTATCGCTGCCTGAACAACTACTACATCAACCAGACCGCCACCGCGCAGGTGATGGTGGAGATGTGGCGGGCCGCGGGCCTGAACGTCCAGCTCCAGATGATGGAGAACTGGTCGCAGATCCAGGAACCGGGCCCCACCCGCGGCATCCGCGACTGGTCCAACACCCATGTCTTCAGCGACCCGGTGGGTTCGCTTTCGCGCGCCATGGGCCCTGGCGGACCGCTGCAGCGCAACCGCGAATGGACGAATGAGGAGTTCAACCGCCTCTCCGCCGAGCTGGACGGCGGCACCGACCGTGCCCGTCGCCGCGTGGTGTTCCAGCGCATGCTGGAGATCATCGAGCGCGAGGACCCCGGCTACATGGTGCTGCACACGGCGGCGACCTTCGTGGCCAAGCGGCGCGACATCCGGTGGAGGGCTTCGCGCGGCTGGCCGCTCGACTTCCGCGCCGGCAACCTGGCCTTCCCGGCATGA
- a CDS encoding ABC transporter ATP-binding protein encodes MSDLLTLSNVVKHFPVRDGMGRARGAVRAVDGVTLSVAAGEVLAIVGESGCGKSTLGRVMLRLITPDSGQVRFAGEDLGTLSPRALRARRREMQIIFQDPFGSLDPRMTVEAAVAEPLRLHGIVPPSQERAEVASLLERVGLRPEHARRWPHEFSGGQRQRIAIARALASRPRLIIGDEPVSALDVSVQAQVVNLLSDLIRDLGLTFVLISHDLGVVRHLANRVAVMYLGQIVEEGSVAEIFANPRHPYTRALLAAIPGHGGGAPIAGDVPSPIAPPSGCRFRTRCPHAEARCAAEMPALVGGVACHFADTLPPIPAPAPRMAPDARLRHLQSFFQPASSQGERA; translated from the coding sequence ATGAGCGACCTGCTTACCCTTTCCAACGTCGTGAAGCATTTTCCGGTGCGCGACGGCATGGGCCGTGCCCGCGGCGCGGTCCGCGCGGTGGATGGCGTGACGCTCTCCGTCGCCGCGGGCGAGGTGCTGGCCATCGTGGGCGAGAGCGGCTGTGGCAAGTCCACGCTGGGCCGCGTCATGCTGCGCCTCATCACGCCCGACAGCGGCCAAGTGCGCTTCGCGGGCGAGGACCTGGGCACGCTCTCGCCACGCGCCCTGCGTGCGCGCCGGCGGGAGATGCAGATCATCTTCCAGGACCCCTTCGGCAGCCTCGACCCGCGCATGACGGTGGAGGCTGCGGTGGCCGAGCCCCTGCGCCTGCACGGCATCGTCCCGCCATCGCAGGAACGCGCGGAGGTGGCGAGCCTGCTGGAACGGGTGGGCCTGCGCCCCGAGCATGCGCGCCGCTGGCCGCACGAGTTCAGCGGCGGGCAGCGCCAGCGCATCGCCATCGCGCGCGCGCTGGCCTCGCGCCCGCGCCTCATCATCGGCGATGAGCCCGTCTCGGCGCTGGATGTCTCGGTGCAGGCGCAGGTGGTGAACCTGCTCTCGGACCTGATCCGAGACCTCGGCCTCACCTTCGTGCTGATCAGCCATGATCTCGGCGTGGTGCGTCACCTCGCGAACCGGGTGGCGGTGATGTATCTCGGCCAGATCGTGGAGGAGGGGAGCGTGGCGGAAATCTTCGCCAACCCGCGCCACCCCTATACCCGTGCGCTGCTGGCGGCCATTCCGGGCCATGGCGGCGGGGCCCCCATCGCGGGCGATGTGCCGAGCCCCATCGCACCCCCCTCCGGCTGCCGTTTCCGCACCCGCTGCCCCCACGCCGAGGCACGCTGCGCGGCCGAGATGCCCGCGCTGGTGGGCGGCGTGGCCTGCCACTTCGCCGACACCCTGCCGCCCATCCCCGCCCCCGCGCCCCGCATGGCGCCCGATGCGCGGCTCAGGCACCTGCAATCCTTTTTCCAGCCGGCCTCATCACAGGGAGAGAGAGCATGA
- a CDS encoding alpha/beta hydrolase family protein produces the protein MQDENPAQGLGRRNMAAAAAAGLTLGAMALAPAVRAQNAAPALPAGVTATQIARWDVARLNRILTTDMPAFSGVNVEYPAARNAVRLYRVTYPSVVPELGNKPVALTGLVAIPEVSQTTLPLVSYQHGTVYGKQEVPSYPENSPETQLMIALFAGQGYLLTGADYVGMGDSREPQGYMVKASHQQATADLLPAARAFLAAQGLTPSQLFLGGWSQGGYVTMAMLERLEAIGVPVRAAATASAPVDPWAALNGFLNFPRPNDADWVGTLFILASFSYENYYRVPGLARSLLKPEHYDVCRSAYEGQAVDPTKIPTKLRDLVTEPYFDAAFFAGSPFGRMLFENQAYRWVVRTPTRNYYGDTDEAISQGIGRLAMVFQQAMGNDKVEAISTGPTSHRGTYARGAAEWKRWFDSLA, from the coding sequence ATGCAAGACGAGAATCCCGCCCAGGGTCTGGGCCGCCGCAACATGGCCGCGGCTGCCGCTGCCGGCCTGACACTGGGGGCGATGGCGCTGGCCCCCGCGGTACGCGCACAGAACGCCGCCCCAGCCCTGCCGGCCGGCGTGACCGCCACGCAGATCGCACGTTGGGACGTGGCGCGGCTCAATCGCATCCTCACCACCGACATGCCGGCCTTCTCAGGCGTGAATGTGGAATATCCCGCGGCCCGCAACGCGGTGCGCCTCTACCGCGTGACCTATCCTTCGGTTGTGCCGGAGCTCGGCAACAAGCCGGTGGCACTGACAGGGCTGGTGGCCATTCCCGAGGTGTCGCAGACCACCTTGCCGCTGGTGTCCTACCAGCACGGCACGGTCTACGGGAAACAGGAGGTGCCCTCCTACCCCGAGAACTCGCCCGAGACGCAGCTGATGATCGCGCTCTTCGCGGGGCAGGGCTACCTGCTGACGGGCGCGGACTATGTCGGCATGGGCGACTCGCGCGAACCCCAGGGCTACATGGTGAAGGCGAGCCACCAGCAGGCGACGGCGGACTTGCTGCCGGCGGCGCGTGCCTTTCTCGCGGCCCAGGGACTTACGCCCTCACAACTCTTCCTCGGCGGATGGTCGCAGGGTGGCTACGTCACCATGGCCATGCTGGAGCGGCTTGAGGCCATCGGGGTGCCGGTGCGCGCCGCGGCCACGGCCAGCGCCCCGGTGGACCCTTGGGCGGCGCTGAACGGCTTCCTGAACTTCCCGCGCCCGAATGATGCGGACTGGGTGGGGACGCTCTTCATCCTGGCCTCCTTCTCCTACGAGAATTACTACCGGGTGCCGGGCCTCGCGCGGTCGCTGCTGAAGCCCGAGCATTATGACGTGTGCCGCAGCGCCTATGAGGGCCAGGCGGTGGATCCGACCAAGATTCCCACCAAGCTGCGCGACCTCGTGACCGAACCCTATTTCGACGCGGCCTTCTTCGCGGGATCGCCTTTCGGCAGGATGCTCTTCGAGAACCAAGCCTATCGCTGGGTGGTGCGCACGCCCACGCGCAACTACTACGGCGATACGGATGAGGCCATCTCGCAGGGCATCGGCCGCCTCGCCATGGTGTTCCAGCAGGCCATGGGCAACGACAAGGTGGAAGCCATCTCCACCGGCCCCACCAGCCACCGCGGCACCTATGCCCGCGGCGCGGCCGAGTGGAAGCGCTGGTTCGACAGCCTGGCCTGA
- a CDS encoding ABC transporter ATP-binding protein has product MTLVLDVAGLSIRFPNGLKAVDGLSLRVGAGQTLAVVGESGCGKSATALAIIGLLAEGTQVGGAVRLSNQELLGLAPDEMRRLRGGDVAMIFQEPMTSLNPAFTAGDQVAEAIRAHRAISKAEAAREAVAMLERVRIPDAARRARQYPHEMSGGMRQRVMIAMALACRPKLLIADEPTTALDVTVQAQILALLDELKRETGTAVLLITHDLGVVADHADHVAVMYAGRMVEHAPAAQLFARPEHPYTIGLLGARPSAASPTARLASIEGTVPDLRTPPPGCRFAPRCPFRIARCETEAPALTALGAEHGVACHRAPLEASLAA; this is encoded by the coding sequence GTGACGCTTGTCCTGGATGTGGCGGGGCTTTCCATCCGCTTTCCGAATGGGTTGAAGGCGGTGGACGGGCTTTCGCTCCGTGTCGGCGCGGGGCAGACGCTGGCCGTGGTGGGCGAGTCCGGCTGCGGCAAGTCGGCCACGGCACTCGCCATCATCGGGCTGCTGGCCGAGGGCACGCAGGTGGGAGGTGCCGTTCGCCTGTCCAACCAGGAATTGCTGGGTCTCGCGCCGGACGAGATGCGACGCCTGCGCGGCGGCGATGTCGCCATGATCTTCCAGGAACCCATGACCAGCCTGAACCCCGCCTTCACGGCGGGCGACCAGGTGGCGGAGGCCATCCGCGCCCACCGCGCCATTTCCAAAGCCGAGGCGGCACGCGAGGCGGTGGCGATGCTGGAGCGCGTGCGCATCCCCGACGCCGCGCGCCGCGCCCGGCAATACCCCCATGAAATGAGCGGCGGCATGCGTCAGCGCGTCATGATCGCCATGGCGCTGGCCTGCCGCCCGAAGCTGCTGATCGCGGATGAACCCACCACCGCGCTCGACGTCACGGTGCAGGCGCAGATCCTGGCCCTGCTGGACGAGCTGAAGCGCGAGACGGGCACGGCCGTGCTGCTCATCACCCATGATCTCGGCGTGGTGGCCGACCATGCGGATCATGTCGCCGTCATGTATGCCGGGCGTATGGTCGAGCACGCGCCGGCCGCGCAGCTCTTCGCCCGGCCGGAGCACCCCTACACCATCGGCCTGCTGGGGGCGCGGCCCTCGGCGGCCTCGCCCACGGCGCGGCTTGCGTCCATCGAGGGCACGGTGCCCGACCTCCGCACCCCGCCGCCGGGCTGCCGCTTCGCGCCGCGCTGCCCCTTCCGCATTGCGCGCTGTGAGACCGAGGCGCCGGCGCTGACCGCCCTCGGCGCGGAGCATGGCGTGGCCTGCCACCGCGCGCCGCTGGAAGCGAGCCTCGCGGCATGA
- the pehA gene encoding phosphoric/sulfuric ester hydrolase PehA — MARRKNVLLIVVDQWRADFIPHLGASFLRTPNLDRLCREGVTFRNHVTNTVPCGPARASLLTGLYLMNHRAVQNTVPLDARHFNLGKALRLIGYDPALIGYTTTTPDPRTTGPRDPRFTTLGDLMEGFRSVGAFEPSMDGYFGWLAHKGYELPEPRENIWLPEGMDAEPGVTALPCRIPRELSDSAYFTERALTYLKGRGKHPWFLHLGFYRPHPPFIAPAPYNAMYSPEDMPAPVRRGTWQEEASQHPLLDHYLRHVAQGSFFRGAEGAANELDEAAIRQMRATYCGLITEIDDCLGQVFAHLEETGQWEETMVIFTSDHGEQLGDHWLLGKIGYHDESFRIPLVIKDAGHNPRAGEVEAAFTESVDVMPTILAALGGDIPRASDGHDLMPLVHRAAPADWRRFAFTEYDFRDVFYSRPETSLGLAMDDCALCAIQDGTRKYVHFSGLPPLFFDLERDPHMFENLADKPEYAAEVRDWAQRALSHRMRHAERTLTHFRATPSGLEERDIPSRPALPLAAQ, encoded by the coding sequence ATGGCGCGGCGGAAGAATGTGTTGCTCATCGTGGTGGACCAGTGGCGGGCGGATTTCATCCCGCATCTGGGTGCCAGCTTCCTGCGGACGCCCAATCTGGACCGGCTGTGCCGCGAGGGCGTGACCTTCCGCAACCACGTCACCAACACCGTGCCCTGCGGCCCGGCGCGCGCTTCGCTGCTGACGGGCCTCTATCTGATGAACCATCGCGCGGTGCAGAACACCGTGCCGCTCGATGCGCGCCACTTCAACCTGGGCAAGGCGCTGCGCCTCATCGGCTATGACCCGGCGCTGATCGGCTACACCACCACCACGCCAGACCCACGCACCACCGGCCCGCGCGACCCGCGCTTCACCACGCTGGGTGACCTGATGGAGGGGTTCCGCAGCGTCGGCGCCTTCGAGCCCTCGATGGACGGGTATTTCGGCTGGCTGGCGCACAAGGGCTACGAACTGCCCGAGCCGCGCGAGAATATCTGGCTGCCCGAGGGCATGGATGCGGAACCCGGCGTCACCGCCCTGCCCTGCCGCATCCCGCGCGAGCTGTCGGACAGCGCCTACTTCACCGAGCGCGCCCTGACCTACCTGAAGGGTCGCGGCAAGCACCCCTGGTTCCTGCACCTGGGCTTCTATCGCCCGCACCCGCCCTTCATCGCGCCCGCGCCCTACAACGCGATGTATTCGCCCGAGGACATGCCCGCCCCCGTGCGCCGCGGCACCTGGCAGGAGGAAGCGTCGCAGCACCCGCTGCTCGACCACTACCTGCGCCATGTCGCGCAAGGCTCCTTCTTCCGCGGCGCGGAGGGTGCGGCGAACGAGCTGGACGAAGCCGCCATCCGCCAGATGCGCGCCACCTATTGCGGCCTCATCACCGAGATTGACGACTGCCTGGGCCAGGTCTTCGCCCACCTGGAGGAGACGGGCCAGTGGGAGGAGACGATGGTGATCTTCACCTCCGACCATGGCGAGCAGCTGGGCGACCACTGGCTGCTGGGCAAGATCGGCTATCACGACGAGAGCTTCCGCATCCCGCTCGTCATCAAGGATGCCGGCCACAACCCCCGCGCGGGCGAGGTCGAGGCCGCCTTCACCGAGAGCGTGGACGTGATGCCCACCATCCTCGCCGCACTCGGCGGCGACATCCCCCGCGCGAGCGACGGGCATGACCTGATGCCGCTGGTCCATCGCGCGGCTCCCGCCGATTGGCGCCGCTTCGCCTTCACCGAATACGACTTCCGTGACGTATTTTACTCGCGCCCCGAAACCTCGCTGGGCCTCGCCATGGATGATTGCGCGCTCTGCGCCATCCAGGACGGCACGCGGAAGTATGTGCACTTCTCGGGTCTGCCGCCGCTCTTCTTCGACCTCGAACGTGACCCGCACATGTTCGAGAACCTGGCGGACAAGCCCGAATACGCGGCCGAAGTCCGCGACTGGGCGCAGCGCGCCCTCTCCCACCGCATGCGCCATGCTGAACGCACCCTGACCCATTTCCGCGCGACGCCCTCGGGTCTCGAGGAACGCGACATCCCTTCCCGCCCCGCGCTGCCGCTGGCGGCGCAGTGA